The Novibacillus thermophilus genome segment ACCCGCACTTCCCAATGTAAGTGCGGACCCGTACTCTTCCCTGTATTGCCGCTTAGTGCGATCATGTCACCTGCCTTCACTTTTTGCCCTTTTTTCACGGTGTAATGAGAGAGATGCCCGTACAGCGTATAGAACCCGTCGTGTTTGATATAAATTCTTTTGCCGTACCCTTTTGAACACCCCTGAGTGTCACACCCGACCAAGATCACTTCACCGTCAGCCGGTACGTAAACAGGAGTCCCGACGGGAACAGCAAAATCCACACCGCGATGCATTCTTCCCGGCTCTCCCGTTACCGGATCGGTCCGCCGGCCAAAAGGTGATGAAATGACATCCCCTCCATTTTGGACTGGATAACTCCCTATCGCTCCTCCGGCAAATACGGGTATCCCCTCCATATTCCCGATACTCGCGGCAAATACAGTCGCATATCCCATGACATTTTGTGCGTATTCCTGTCCAGCTGGACTATTTGCGCTTCCTGCGTTGTATGCCGCTAAAGCACCTGACGGATCACGGTCATACCCAAGGGATTTTAAGTATTTCGCCGCCGTAAAGATTGCATCATATGCATCCCACGGGTCTGCTTTTCCGTCACCGTTGGCATCCATGCCAATCCCGCCATATCGTTTAATCAACTCAGGATCAGTTAATTGGTGTGACGGTATCCCTCCTTTCGGACTCCCTTTTGTTCCTTGACACCCCGGATATTTCCATCCCACCCACGTGCAGGGCATGAATTGCATATGTCCAATAGCCCCTGCAGGGGAAACATTTCGATTCCGGCCAAAATCAGATTCTACCTTATGCACTCCTGCCAGAACCGTCCACGGGATGCCGTACTCCTTTTCCGCCTCCAAATAAATGGTGTAATAGAGATACATCACCTCTTCGTATCCCGCATACTCTTCACCCTCAAAAGGGGAAGAAAAAGAGAGCACCGCAACAGACACCAGCATGACCACGATCAGGAGAAGGAGTAAAACACCCAAAATCACCAGAATAATTGGACCTGCCGCAGCAAGAACAGATCCTCCTGCTTTGGCCATCAGTTTTTTTCCGACTTTCCGAACAGCAAACGACGCGCCTTTTTTCGCGATTTTTTTGGCGCGCTCCCGTTGTTTGGTATCCGTTTGTTCCACCGTTCACCCACCTCCTTCTAACGCTTGGAAGGTGGATGAGAACGATCCACCGTCTGATCGGGAAATGGTGGTTGTATGTCAATATGTTTTTGCGCGTCTTTATAATGCGGCTCATCTATTACATCCGGTTGATTGCGTTGCGATACCCCTCTCTGAGTTTGCTGTTGTTTAACACTAGGTCCTGTTGGCCGGTAATGGGTTGGTTCCGCCACATTTTCTGCATTTTCTTGTCCCTTTGGCATTACATGTTCTTTCAATGACGGGATCAAGTGAACCGCACGTTGTTGTTGCTCTGGTGTCATTTCTTTAAAAGACATGACAGCTTTATCTGCCACATCCTCACGGGCACTATCTGTATTGAGCAAGTCAGCCGCAATACGTGATTGCGTTTTTTCAGGTAATTGCCCATAGTCGTTTAATGCCGGAATCATGTGAGCCAGTTGTTTTTGAATGTCCGGTGACGCGTTTCTGTATTCGCTTGCCAGCTGAGATGCGACGGCATTCGGTGACCGGTTATTGAACTGGACTCTTGGGAACAATTCTTGAATGGCTTTTTGTTTTTCCGGTGTTAACCCTTGTACTTGCTTGGCCAATTTTGATGCCAAAGGCGCCGTTTTCTTTTCAAGATCCTCAAAGTTCACATTCGGAAACAGCCGCTGAAGTTCTTGTCTTTGTTCTGCATTTAAATGGTTGAAATCTGATGCTAATTTATCAGATAGCGGTATGTCGTCTGTATCCGCATCCTCCATCGGCAACTCCGGTTTGTGTTGTGCTAATCCCATCAAGCCTGTCACGGCTGAAGCCGTTCCTGTCGCGCGCTCATCTCCCGTGGCAGCCGCCACCATCATGCCCGCGCCTGTACCGGCTCCGACCGCTGTCATCAGTTTCCCGGCAGTTTTTGCCCTATCACCGAGTTGCCCCATCCCTTTTCGGAATGCATGGCGAAAACCAGCCCGATTTTGAGCCCCTGCTACATTGGTAGATCGGGTTTTCGGCAACGCTTTGACGTTTTCCCCTTTTCCGGTTTCACTACCTCCTGTTCCTTTAATCACAGATTCTGAACCGCCTTTCGCAGTCCCTTTGCCCTGTAATGACCGAACCATTGATGTAACTGCCATAACCGTTCCTGCTCCCATCGCACCACCTACCGCACCGAGCGTACCACTGGGCATTTGTGCCCCGAACATGATGCGAACAAGTGACGTCAAGGCAGGGATGGAAAACAGCATCGGGATTAGTATCCAGAACGACGCTTTATTGTATAGCAACAATAAAAAAAACGCCCAAATGATGGCGTGTGCCCCATTCATAAATACTTGCGAGGCAAACTCTCTTGCCCAAAGATCAAATGCTTTTTGCCGGGCCGGAAAGATAGAAGCAAAGGCGACTATAGGATAAATAATAATTAAGATCCCGATCGATACCATTCTTACGGCATATTGATAGTTAATCAGCCCGATGATGACGACCATAATCAACAAAACGACCAATAACGCGATGGTTCCCAGCACTAAATTGGTTTCACTGTAAACTTTTGTTCCTGTAGCAGCCAATATGATGTTGAGAAAGCTCACCCCGTCTGCCGTAATTTTCACGCCGTTTGACAGATTAAACGATCCCACAACAGACTTGGCCCACTTCACCATAAGGTCATTGACCGTGAAAAACAGTTCAATGAAATAACTCATGCCGAGCATTAATACAAAGAATGTCACGAACCCTTTGAGCATTTCACCGATATTGTATTGCCCCAAAGTCGATTCTGAACGAAACACGAATAAAAATCCCCATATGGCGAGGGCGACAACCAGTAAGTATATGATGGTGCCGCGGACAATTTCATAGAACGTGTCAATGATTTTCCACGTTGACGGTGTAAATGTGTTATAGATCGACGCCTTTTCTTTATCTTTCGTATCGCTTACGGCTTTCCCGATGGCCGTGGAATTATTAAAAATTAATTGTCCCGGGTCCGCTAACCCTAAAGCTTCGATGAAACCCGTGACTAAATCTCCCAAAAACCACGAAACGCCTTCGATCATTTTGTTGACCGGCCATCCGGGGCCATCGTTCTCCCCTTCCTCTTCTTCCGTCCCGAAAAGCCCGTCACTGATATACTGTTCGGCTTGATTCAGTTTGACGTCTTCTTGTGCCGACACAGTAGGCGCGCAACCCATCACCAAGATGATGATGACAAGAAAGGCGCTTGCCCTTCGCTTCCACATCACGTATCCCCTCCCTTCTAATCGTTCGGATTGGTGGTATACAGCCAGTATTCCTGCGGGGTTGCTTGAATCTGCACCACGGTGCTTTCTTCATCCACTTTCAGTATGCCAAGCCCATCTGAAGCTGAAAGCAAAAACTTCGCCTCCCCTTCACTTAATGCAAATCGGCCTTGTACAGAATCGATGTCAATCGGTTCTTGCCGCAAAAGAAGTTTTGTTGGTGCGTTTTTCAAAATCCCCATGCCTTGTTCCTTACGCATGAACACCTCAAAGCCCTGCGTTACCGCGCACATTCCCGTATTCAATTTCCTTGCACGACGGTACGCATTCTCAAACCAATTGGCTTCTTCGTCATGTGCCATGAAAGTTTGCGCTTCATCAACGATGAGCCGTTTTTTCTGCTTTGGATTTTTCTTGGCAAACCGCTCCCACGTCCATTTAGTCGCGACCAGATTTCCGATCGGTTTAATCATTTCCTCGTCTAAATCCGCAACGGATATGCCGAACGCCATCGGATTTTTCAGGTCAACGGTACTCTGTCCGTCAAAGATGGATTGCTGCTTGTTGCCGTAGTCGCGCGTGAACAGCCGTATGATATTTGCGACGTCTTTCAGTTCAGGATGTTCCTTCATTAAGGCGTAATGATCAGACAGTGTCGGCATCTTTTTTTTGCGTGTCGCCGTTTCATAGAGACTGTTTGGGTTTTCCGTTATCCCGAACTTGTTGACATACAGATCTCGCAACGTATCATGAAACGCGACTTTGACTTGTCCGGTTAAAGCTTCGGGATCAACCATGCGAATCATCTTGTACAGGACCGCCCGTACGGATTGCATGGCCTCTTCTAAATTGACTTCCACCCGTCCGTCCTCGTTTTCCTCTTCCTCTACGTCGTAAATGTTAAGACGGCTCGGATTTTCGCTTCGCGGCGACAATTCAATATACGGGCATCCCATCGCATTCAGTATGTTTCGATATTCCCTCTCCGGCTCAATGATAGCCGTCCGAATCCCTACAATGGCTGAACGCCGCGTAATCGTCTTGATGGCAAAACTTTTTCCAGCACCGGAACGCCCGAATATGACCATGTTGTAGTTGGATAGCCTGCGATCCCAGTTATCGTAAAAAACAGGACGATTGTAATGGTCAAGTCCTAAAATCACCCCTGTCCGATGGGACAAACCGCCATACCCAAACGGAAACAAATCGGCAACATTGCTCGACTCCATGTCTCCGAAAGTATCCCGGAACACTTCACGATCACCGACACCCAGTCCCTCCCGCCACGCCTCCAGTTGTCGTGTATCTGCCGTTTTGAAATGTATGCCCTGGCTTCCCATCCTTTTCACGAGCGTCCGTCCCAACTTACGCAGCCGATCCGGGTCTTTGGCACTGTAACTGACCATCATGGAGACATTGAATTTCTTTTCCGCATTGACGCGAAGACGTGCAATCTGCTGTTCCAAATCATGTAATTCCTGCTGAATCTCACTGATTTTGGTTGGGCTCTCCTCCAACAATAAATCTGCCCGTAATTTAGCATCGCGAATACTCAATTTGCGCATTTCGGTATACGTATCTTTCGGATCGATTGTTAAGCTGACATCAATGTCACCCTCTCCCGACTCCGCTATGAATAGTGGATCTAGCATGCCTAACCATGTCGTTCTTCCGTTAAATTGTGCAAATAAGCTCCGGACATATCGCGGACCGGAGCCCGCATCATCTATTTCCACCCAATAGTCTGTGCATTCTCCACCCAGTCCGTCGCCTTCTCCCGGTCGTCGTTCAATAACAAGAGGCGGTCCAATCACCCTCGCTTCTCTTTCTTCGATACCGTGTAACTTGTCCCGGGTCTTTTTCTTTTTAAACCATTGTTTGATCAATTCTTAATGACCTCCTTCAAACCTGAGTTTTCCAACGCTCACTTTCTCACTTTCCCGGAACACACCGTGATCCTCCATCTCCTCCCACGTGAGAAGCGGCGACGTATCCCGGTTAGACGAGCGGTACAGATAATCGAGCACATCCTTTTTCTCCATCTGTTTGATGTTAACCCCGACCCGGTTAAAGTAATTTCTGACGACGCGGTAAGTGTTCGTTAGCTCTTGTCTAGCCAGGTCACGCATCTCTTCATCGGAAACCGTGTCCTGTTTTTTGGTTTTCTTGAGTAACTCTTCTACGGTCGGGTTGCCAAACGTAAAACCAAAATCCGATAAGTCCTCTCGGTTGATTTCCAACCGTAGAATATATTGCAGATCCCGAACAGATTGTTGTTCCATCAGTGATATAAAATAGTCGCGCAGTTCATCCGCATAGCGAATGAAATCCGCATCTTCTGTCTGTATCGCTTGAGCTTTATACTCTTGAAAATAATCCTGTATGTCATAGTGGTGGGACTCCGCACGACACGTCATGCGGTGGGACAGCGTATTGACAATATCCCGGAAACTGTTCCAAATCATGCTTTGTTCTTGTGGAGACTTTAACGGTAAAGCCACCGGTGTTACCCGGAAATACATGACATACCAGCCGTCTTCTGTCTCCACTAATCCATCACTATCAATACGTTCCACCTGAATTAAATCACTGGTATTTTCTTTCGGTGCTTTCAGCTTTTTACTGCTCCGGAACAGAAAAAAAGCCGCGATCCCAAGGACAACTAACAATAAATCACTCCATGACAATGTCATCTCGCTTCTCCTTTCCTCTTTCTACCCTTAGGGAAACAAAAAAAGCCGCAAAATGCGGCTTAAGGTCTGAAATATACTCTTTGTCTTCGCGCACACTTTACCCACTCCGCGATAAACGTCCCAAATGTCATCCCTGTCCCAGGATGTCTCACAAAAGCAAATATGGCACTCACGCCAAAAGGAAGCCAGTAGGGAAAATATCCCCAAATGCCCAATCCCGGAATGGGAGGAAATGCAGTCGCTAACTTTACACTGATGACGGAACCGGCGGCT includes the following:
- a CDS encoding peptidoglycan DD-metalloendopeptidase family protein; protein product: MEQTDTKQRERAKKIAKKGASFAVRKVGKKLMAKAGGSVLAAAGPIILVILGVLLLLLIVVMLVSVAVLSFSSPFEGEEYAGYEEVMYLYYTIYLEAEKEYGIPWTVLAGVHKVESDFGRNRNVSPAGAIGHMQFMPCTWVGWKYPGCQGTKGSPKGGIPSHQLTDPELIKRYGGIGMDANGDGKADPWDAYDAIFTAAKYLKSLGYDRDPSGALAAYNAGSANSPAGQEYAQNVMGYATVFAASIGNMEGIPVFAGGAIGSYPVQNGGDVISSPFGRRTDPVTGEPGRMHRGVDFAVPVGTPVYVPADGEVILVGCDTQGCSKGYGKRIYIKHDGFYTLYGHLSHYTVKKGQKVKAGDMIALSGNTGKSTGPHLHWEVRVGNNLAQNAVDPLRFFSLLAKGES
- a CDS encoding VirB4 family type IV secretion system protein, with amino-acid sequence MIKQWFKKKKTRDKLHGIEEREARVIGPPLVIERRPGEGDGLGGECTDYWVEIDDAGSGPRYVRSLFAQFNGRTTWLGMLDPLFIAESGEGDIDVSLTIDPKDTYTEMRKLSIRDAKLRADLLLEESPTKISEIQQELHDLEQQIARLRVNAEKKFNVSMMVSYSAKDPDRLRKLGRTLVKRMGSQGIHFKTADTRQLEAWREGLGVGDREVFRDTFGDMESSNVADLFPFGYGGLSHRTGVILGLDHYNRPVFYDNWDRRLSNYNMVIFGRSGAGKSFAIKTITRRSAIVGIRTAIIEPEREYRNILNAMGCPYIELSPRSENPSRLNIYDVEEEENEDGRVEVNLEEAMQSVRAVLYKMIRMVDPEALTGQVKVAFHDTLRDLYVNKFGITENPNSLYETATRKKKMPTLSDHYALMKEHPELKDVANIIRLFTRDYGNKQQSIFDGQSTVDLKNPMAFGISVADLDEEMIKPIGNLVATKWTWERFAKKNPKQKKRLIVDEAQTFMAHDEEANWFENAYRRARKLNTGMCAVTQGFEVFMRKEQGMGILKNAPTKLLLRQEPIDIDSVQGRFALSEGEAKFLLSASDGLGILKVDEESTVVQIQATPQEYWLYTTNPND